A DNA window from Mus caroli chromosome 8, CAROLI_EIJ_v1.1, whole genome shotgun sequence contains the following coding sequences:
- the Edc4 gene encoding enhancer of mRNA-decapping protein 4 isoform X6: MASCASIDIEDATQHLRDILKLDRPAGGSNAESQRPSSAYNGDLNGLLVPDPLSSGDSNSTNKPGIRTMPPINLQEKQVICLSGDDSSTCIGILAKEVEIVASSDSSISSKARGSNKVKIQPVAKYDWEQKYYYGNLIAVSNSFLAYAIRAANNGSAMVRVISVSTSERTLLKGFTGSVADLAFAHLNSPQLACLDEAGNLFVWRLALVKGKIQEEILVHIRQPEGTALNHFRRIIWCPFIPEESEDCCEESSPTVALLHEDRAEVWDLDMLRSSHNTWPVDVSQIKQGFIVVKGHSTCLSEGALSPDGTVLATASHDGFVKFWQIYIEGQDEPRCLHEWKPHDGRPLSCLLFCDNHKKQDPEVPFWRFLITGADQNRELKMWCTVSWTCLQTIRFSPDIFSSVSVPPSLKVCLDLSAEYLILSDVQRKVLYVMELLQNQDEGRACFSSISEFLLTHPVLSFGIQVVSRCRLRHTEVLPAEEENDSLGTESSHGAGALESAAGVLIKLFCVHTKALQDVQIRFQPQLNPDVVAPLSTHTAHEDFTFGESRPELGSEGLASAAHGSQPDLRRIVELPAPADFLSLSSETKPKLMTPDAFMTPTASLQQISASPSSSSSSSSSSSSSSSSSSSSLTAVSAVSSSSAMDPSLPRPPEELTLSPKLQLDGSLTLNSSSSLQASPRSLLPGLLPGPADKLISKGPGQVSTAASALSLDLQEVEPLGLPQASPSRTRSPDVISSASTALSQDIPEIASEALSRGFGSSVPEGLIEPDSMASAASALHLLSPRPRQGPELGSQLGLDGGPGDGDRHSTPSLLEAALTQEVATPDSQVWPTAPDITRETCSTLTERPPYHLLQQRDSQDTSAEQSDHDDEVASLASASGGFGSKIPTPRLPSKDWKTKGSPRTSPKLKRKSKKDDGDSAVGSRLTEHQVAEPPEDWPALIWQQQRELAELWHNQEELLQRLCAQLEGLQSTVTDHVERALETRHEQEQRRLERALAEGQQRGGQLQEQLTQQLSQALSSAVAGRLERSVRDEIKKTVPPCVSRSLEPVAGQLSNSVATKLTAVEGSMKENISKLLKSKNLTDAIARAAADTLQGPMQAAYREAFQSVVLPAFEKSCQAMFQQINDSFRLGTQEYLQQLESHMKSRKAREQEAREPVLAQLRGLVSTLQSATEQMAATVSSSVRAEVQHQLHVAVGSLQESILAQVQRIVKGEVSVALKEQQATVTSSIMQAMRSAAGTPVPSAHLDCQAQQAHILQLLQQGHLNQAFQQALTAADLNLVLYVCETVDPAQVFGQPPCPLSQPVLLSLIQQLASDLGTRSDLKLSYLEEAVMHLDHSDPITRDHMGSVMAQVRQKLFQFLQADPHNSLGKAARRLSLMLHGLVTPSLP; encoded by the exons ATGGCCTCCTGCGCGAGCATCGACATTGAGGACGCCACGCAGCATCTGCGGGACATCCTCAAACTGGACCGGCCCGCCGGAG gttCCAATGCTGAAAGCCAAAGGCCATCCAGTGCCTACAATGGAGACCTCAATGGGCTCCTGGTCCCCGACCCGCTCAGTTCAGGTGATAGTAACTCAACAAACAAACCTGGTATACGGACCATGCCTCCCATTAACCTGCAGGAAAAGCAGGTCAT TTGCCTCTCTGGAGATGACAGCTCCACCTGCATTGGGATTTTAGCCAAGGAAGTGGAAATTGTGGCCAGCAGTGATTCCAGCATTTCCAGCAAGGCTCGGGGGAGCAACAAG GTGAAAATCCAGCCTGTCGCCAAGTATGACTGGGAGCAGAAATACTACTATGGCAACCTGATTGCAGTGTCTAACTCCTTCTTGGCATACGCCATTAGGG CTGCCAACAACGGCTCAGCAATGGTCCGTGTGATCAGTGTCAGCACTTCGGAGCGGACCCTGCTCAAGGGTTTCACAGGCAGTGTGGCTGATCTTGCTTTTGCACACCTCAACTCTCCACAGCTCGCCTGCCTGGATGAGGCTGGCAATCTTTTTGTGTGGCGCTTGGCTCTGGTTAAGGGTAAAATTCA AGAAGAGATTTTAGTCCATATCCGGCAGCCAGAGGGTACAGCGCTGAACCACTTCCGAAGGATCATCTGGTGCCCTTTCATCCCCGAGGAGAGTGAGGACTGTTGTGAGGAGAGCAGCCCGACAGTGGCCCTGCTGCATGAGGACCGG GCTGAGGTGTGGGACTTGGATATGCTTCGCTCCAGCCACAACACCTGGCCTGTGGATGTCAGCCAAATCAAGCAAGGCTTTATTGTGGTGAAAGGCCATAGCACG TGCCTAAGTGAAGGAGCCCTCTCACCTGATGGGACTGTCCTGGCTACCGCAAGCCATGATGGCTTTGTCAAGTTCTGGCAGATCTATATTGAAGGTCAGGATGAGCCAAG GTGTCTGCATGAATGGAAGCCTCATGATGGGAGGCCTCTTTCTTGCCTCCTGTTCTGTGATAACCATAAGAAACAGGATCCTGA GGTCCCGTTCTGGAGGTTCCTCATTACCGGTGCTGACCAGAATCGAGAGCTGAAGATGTGGTGCACAGTGTCCTGGACCTGCCTGCAAACCATTCG CTTCTCCCCGGATATCTTCAGCTCAGTGAGTGTGCCTCCCAGCCTCAAAGTTTGCTTGGACCTCTCAGCAGAGTATTTGATTCTTAGTGATGTGCAACGAAAG GTCCTCTATGTGATGGAGCTGCTGCAGAACCAGGACGAGGGCCGCGCGTGCTTTAGTTCTATCTCTGAGTTCCTGCTCACCCACCCTGTGCTGAGCTTTGGCATCCAGGTTGTCAGTCGCTGCCGGCTACGGCACACTGAGGTCCTGCCTGCTGAGGAGGAGAATGACAGTCTGGGGACCG AGAGTTCCCATGGAGCTGGTGCCTTGGAATCCGCAGCTGGTGTGCTTATCAAGCTCTTTTGTGTGCACACTAA GGCACTACAAGATGTGCAGATCCGCTTCCAGCCACAGCTGAACCCTGATGTGGTGGCCCCACTCTCTACCCACACTGCCCACGAGGACTTCA CATTTGGAGAGTCTCGACCTGAACTAGGCTCCGAGGGGCTAGCTTCAGCTGCTCATGGTTCCCAGCCTGACCTGCGGCGCATTGTGGAACTGCCTGCTCCTGCAGACTTCCTCAGTCTGAGCAGTGAGACCAAGCCCAAGTTGATGACACCTGATGCTTTCATGACACCTACTGCCTCCCTGCAGCAG ATCTCTGCATCCcctagtagtagcagcagcagtagcagcagcagcagtagcagcagcagcagcagcagcagctctctaACAGCTGTGTCTGCTGTGAGCAGCTCCTCAGCCATGGACCCCTCCTTGCCCAG ACCACCTGAGGAGCTGACCTTGAGCCCCAAGCTGCAGCTAGATGGCAGCCTGACgctaaacagcagcagcagcctgcagGCAAGCCCTCGAAGCCTCCTTCCAGGCCTGCTCCCAGGCCCAGCTGACAAGTTGATTTCCAAGGGACCtggtcag GTATCCACTGCTGCCTCTGCATTGTCCTTGGATTTGCAGGAAGTAGAGCCATTAGGGCTACCCCAGGCCTCCCCAAGTCGAACCCGTTCTCCTGATGTGATCTCCTCAGCATCCACTGCCCTGTCCCAGGACATTCCTGAAATCGCATCTGAGGCCCTGTCCCGTGGCTTTGGCTCCTCTGTTCCTGAGGGCCTCATTGAGCCAGACAGCATGGCCTCAGCTGCCTCAGCACTACACTTACTCTCTCCTCGGCCCAGGCAAGGCCCTGAGCTTGGCTCTCAACTGGGTCTGGATGGAGGCCCTGGAGATGGGGATAGGCATAGTACCCCTTCCCTGCTGGAAGCAGCCCTGACCCAGGAAGTTGCAACCCCTGACAGTCAAGTCTGGCCTACGGCACCTGACATTACTCGTGAAACCTGTAGCACACTGACAGAAAG GCCACCTTATCACTTGCTGCAGCAGCGTGACAGTCAAGACACAAGTGCTGAGCAAAG TGACCATGATGATGAGGTTGccagccttgcctctgcctcaggaggtTTTGGCAGCAAAATTCCTACTCCACGGCTGCCTTCCAAGGATTGGAAGACCAAGGGATCCCCTCGGACGTCACCTAAGCtcaagagaaaaagcaagaaggatGATGG GGATTCAGCTGTGGGATCCCGGCTCACAGAGCACCAG GTGGCAGAGCCCCCTGAAGACTGGCCAGCACTAATTTGGCAGCAGCAAAGAGAGCTGGCAGAGCTATGGCACAACCAAGAAGAGCTGCTACAGCGTCTCTGTGCCCAGCTTGAAGGCCTTCAGAGTACTGTCACAGACCATGTAGAGCGTGCCCTGGAGACGCGGCATGAGCAGGAGC AACGGCGGCTGGAACGGGCACTGGCTGAGGGGCAGCAACGGGGTGGGCAGCTGCAGGAGCAGCTGACACAGCAGCTATCCCAGGCGTTGTCTTCAGCTGTGGCTGGGCGGCTAGAGCGCAGTGTAAGGGATGAAATCAAGAAAACGGTTCCTCCAT GTGTCTCCAGAAGTCTGGAGCCTGTTGCAGGCCAACTAAGCAACTCAGTGGCTACCAAGCTTACAGCTGTGGAAGGCAGCATGAAAGAGAATATCTCTAAGCTACTCAAGTCCAAG AACTTAACAGATGCCATTGCCCGAGCAGCTGCAGACACGTTACAGGGACCAATGCAGGCTGCCTACCGGGAAGCCTTCCAGAGTGTGGTACTGCCAGCTTTTGAGAAGAGTTGCCAGGCTATGTTCCAGCAAATCAATGACAGCTTTAGGCTGGGCACACAGGAAT ATTTGCAGCAGCTGGAGAGTCACATGAAGAGCCGGAAGGCCCGTGAACAAGAAGCTAGGGAGCCTGTGCTGGCCCAGCTTCGGGGCCTGGTCAGCACACTGCAGAGTGCCACTGAGCAGATGGCGGCCACTGTATCTAGCAGTGTTCGGGCCGAGGTGCAACACCAGCTGCATGTGGCTGTGGGCAG CTTGCAGGAGTCAATCTTAGCACAAGTACAACGCATTGTCAAGGGTGAAGTGAGTGTGGCACTTAAGGAGCAGCAGGCCACCGTCACTTCCAGCATCATGCAGGCTATGCGTTCAGCTGCTGGCACACCTGTCCCCTCTGCCCACCTTGACTGCCAGGCCCAACAAGCCCATATCTTGCAGTTACTGCAGCAGGGCCACCTCAATCAGGCCTTCCAGCAG GCGCTGACTGCTGCTGATCTCAATCTggtgctgtatgtgtgtgaaacTGTCGACCCAGCCCAGGTTTTTGGGCAGCCGCCCTGTCCACTATCCCAGCCGGTTCTCCTTTCCCTAATCCAGCAGCTAGCATCTGACCTTGGAACTAGAAGTGACCTCAAGCTCAG CTACTTGGAAGAAGCTGTGATGCACCTGGACCACAGCGATCCCATCACTCGAGACCACATGGGCTCTGTCATGGCTCAGGTGCGCCAGAAGCTCTTCCAGTTCCTGCAGGCTGATCCACACAACTCACTTGGCAAAGCTGCCCGCCGCCTCAGCCTAATGTTACACGGCCTTGTGACCCCTAGCCTCCCTTAG
- the Edc4 gene encoding enhancer of mRNA-decapping protein 4 isoform X1 — MASCASIDIEDATQHLRDILKLDRPAGGSNAESQRPSSAYNGDLNGLLVPDPLSSGDSNSTNKPGIRTMPPINLQEKQVICLSGDDSSTCIGILAKEVEIVASSDSSISSKARGSNKVKIQPVAKYDWEQKYYYGNLIAVSNSFLAYAIRAANNGSAMVRVISVSTSERTLLKGFTGSVADLAFAHLNSPQLACLDEAGNLFVWRLALVKGKIQEEILVHIRQPEGTALNHFRRIIWCPFIPEESEDCCEESSPTVALLHEDRAEVWDLDMLRSSHNTWPVDVSQIKQGFIVVKGHSTCLSEGALSPDGTVLATASHDGFVKFWQIYIEGQDEPRCLHEWKPHDGRPLSCLLFCDNHKKQDPEVPFWRFLITGADQNRELKMWCTVSWTCLQTIRFSPDIFSSVSVPPSLKVCLDLSAEYLILSDVQRKVLYVMELLQNQDEGRACFSSISEFLLTHPVLSFGIQVVSRCRLRHTEVLPAEEENDSLGTESSHGAGALESAAGVLIKLFCVHTKALQDVQIRFQPQLNPDVVAPLSTHTAHEDFTAFGESRPELGSEGLASAAHGSQPDLRRIVELPAPADFLSLSSETKPKLMTPDAFMTPTASLQQISASPSSSSSSSSSSSSSSSSSSSSLTAVSAVSSSSAMDPSLPSRPPEELTLSPKLQLDGSLTLNSSSSLQASPRSLLPGLLPGPADKLISKGPGQVSTAASALSLDLQEVEPLGLPQASPSRTRSPDVISSASTALSQDIPEIASEALSRGFGSSVPEGLIEPDSMASAASALHLLSPRPRQGPELGSQLGLDGGPGDGDRHSTPSLLEAALTQEVATPDSQVWPTAPDITRETCSTLTESPRNGLQEKHKSLAFHRPPYHLLQQRDSQDTSAEQSDHDDEVASLASASGGFGSKIPTPRLPSKDWKTKGSPRTSPKLKRKSKKDDGDSAVGSRLTEHQVAEPPEDWPALIWQQQRELAELWHNQEELLQRLCAQLEGLQSTVTDHVERALETRHEQEQRRLERALAEGQQRGGQLQEQLTQQLSQALSSAVAGRLERSVRDEIKKTVPPCVSRSLEPVAGQLSNSVATKLTAVEGSMKENISKLLKSKNLTDAIARAAADTLQGPMQAAYREAFQSVVLPAFEKSCQAMFQQINDSFRLGTQEYLQQLESHMKSRKAREQEAREPVLAQLRGLVSTLQSATEQMAATVSSSVRAEVQHQLHVAVGSLQESILAQVQRIVKGEVSVALKEQQATVTSSIMQAMRSAAGTPVPSAHLDCQAQQAHILQLLQQGHLNQAFQQALTAADLNLVLYVCETVDPAQVFGQPPCPLSQPVLLSLIQQLASDLGTRSDLKLSYLEEAVMHLDHSDPITRDHMGSVMAQVRQKLFQFLQADPHNSLGKAARRLSLMLHGLVTPSLP, encoded by the exons ATGGCCTCCTGCGCGAGCATCGACATTGAGGACGCCACGCAGCATCTGCGGGACATCCTCAAACTGGACCGGCCCGCCGGAG gttCCAATGCTGAAAGCCAAAGGCCATCCAGTGCCTACAATGGAGACCTCAATGGGCTCCTGGTCCCCGACCCGCTCAGTTCAGGTGATAGTAACTCAACAAACAAACCTGGTATACGGACCATGCCTCCCATTAACCTGCAGGAAAAGCAGGTCAT TTGCCTCTCTGGAGATGACAGCTCCACCTGCATTGGGATTTTAGCCAAGGAAGTGGAAATTGTGGCCAGCAGTGATTCCAGCATTTCCAGCAAGGCTCGGGGGAGCAACAAG GTGAAAATCCAGCCTGTCGCCAAGTATGACTGGGAGCAGAAATACTACTATGGCAACCTGATTGCAGTGTCTAACTCCTTCTTGGCATACGCCATTAGGG CTGCCAACAACGGCTCAGCAATGGTCCGTGTGATCAGTGTCAGCACTTCGGAGCGGACCCTGCTCAAGGGTTTCACAGGCAGTGTGGCTGATCTTGCTTTTGCACACCTCAACTCTCCACAGCTCGCCTGCCTGGATGAGGCTGGCAATCTTTTTGTGTGGCGCTTGGCTCTGGTTAAGGGTAAAATTCA AGAAGAGATTTTAGTCCATATCCGGCAGCCAGAGGGTACAGCGCTGAACCACTTCCGAAGGATCATCTGGTGCCCTTTCATCCCCGAGGAGAGTGAGGACTGTTGTGAGGAGAGCAGCCCGACAGTGGCCCTGCTGCATGAGGACCGG GCTGAGGTGTGGGACTTGGATATGCTTCGCTCCAGCCACAACACCTGGCCTGTGGATGTCAGCCAAATCAAGCAAGGCTTTATTGTGGTGAAAGGCCATAGCACG TGCCTAAGTGAAGGAGCCCTCTCACCTGATGGGACTGTCCTGGCTACCGCAAGCCATGATGGCTTTGTCAAGTTCTGGCAGATCTATATTGAAGGTCAGGATGAGCCAAG GTGTCTGCATGAATGGAAGCCTCATGATGGGAGGCCTCTTTCTTGCCTCCTGTTCTGTGATAACCATAAGAAACAGGATCCTGA GGTCCCGTTCTGGAGGTTCCTCATTACCGGTGCTGACCAGAATCGAGAGCTGAAGATGTGGTGCACAGTGTCCTGGACCTGCCTGCAAACCATTCG CTTCTCCCCGGATATCTTCAGCTCAGTGAGTGTGCCTCCCAGCCTCAAAGTTTGCTTGGACCTCTCAGCAGAGTATTTGATTCTTAGTGATGTGCAACGAAAG GTCCTCTATGTGATGGAGCTGCTGCAGAACCAGGACGAGGGCCGCGCGTGCTTTAGTTCTATCTCTGAGTTCCTGCTCACCCACCCTGTGCTGAGCTTTGGCATCCAGGTTGTCAGTCGCTGCCGGCTACGGCACACTGAGGTCCTGCCTGCTGAGGAGGAGAATGACAGTCTGGGGACCG AGAGTTCCCATGGAGCTGGTGCCTTGGAATCCGCAGCTGGTGTGCTTATCAAGCTCTTTTGTGTGCACACTAA GGCACTACAAGATGTGCAGATCCGCTTCCAGCCACAGCTGAACCCTGATGTGGTGGCCCCACTCTCTACCCACACTGCCCACGAGGACTTCA CAGCATTTGGAGAGTCTCGACCTGAACTAGGCTCCGAGGGGCTAGCTTCAGCTGCTCATGGTTCCCAGCCTGACCTGCGGCGCATTGTGGAACTGCCTGCTCCTGCAGACTTCCTCAGTCTGAGCAGTGAGACCAAGCCCAAGTTGATGACACCTGATGCTTTCATGACACCTACTGCCTCCCTGCAGCAG ATCTCTGCATCCcctagtagtagcagcagcagtagcagcagcagcagtagcagcagcagcagcagcagcagctctctaACAGCTGTGTCTGCTGTGAGCAGCTCCTCAGCCATGGACCCCTCCTTGCCCAG TAGACCACCTGAGGAGCTGACCTTGAGCCCCAAGCTGCAGCTAGATGGCAGCCTGACgctaaacagcagcagcagcctgcagGCAAGCCCTCGAAGCCTCCTTCCAGGCCTGCTCCCAGGCCCAGCTGACAAGTTGATTTCCAAGGGACCtggtcag GTATCCACTGCTGCCTCTGCATTGTCCTTGGATTTGCAGGAAGTAGAGCCATTAGGGCTACCCCAGGCCTCCCCAAGTCGAACCCGTTCTCCTGATGTGATCTCCTCAGCATCCACTGCCCTGTCCCAGGACATTCCTGAAATCGCATCTGAGGCCCTGTCCCGTGGCTTTGGCTCCTCTGTTCCTGAGGGCCTCATTGAGCCAGACAGCATGGCCTCAGCTGCCTCAGCACTACACTTACTCTCTCCTCGGCCCAGGCAAGGCCCTGAGCTTGGCTCTCAACTGGGTCTGGATGGAGGCCCTGGAGATGGGGATAGGCATAGTACCCCTTCCCTGCTGGAAGCAGCCCTGACCCAGGAAGTTGCAACCCCTGACAGTCAAGTCTGGCCTACGGCACCTGACATTACTCGTGAAACCTGTAGCACACTGACAGAAAG CCCCAGGAATGGCCTCCAGGAAAAGCACAAAAGTCTGGCTTTCCACAGGCCACCTTATCACTTGCTGCAGCAGCGTGACAGTCAAGACACAAGTGCTGAGCAAAG TGACCATGATGATGAGGTTGccagccttgcctctgcctcaggaggtTTTGGCAGCAAAATTCCTACTCCACGGCTGCCTTCCAAGGATTGGAAGACCAAGGGATCCCCTCGGACGTCACCTAAGCtcaagagaaaaagcaagaaggatGATGG GGATTCAGCTGTGGGATCCCGGCTCACAGAGCACCAG GTGGCAGAGCCCCCTGAAGACTGGCCAGCACTAATTTGGCAGCAGCAAAGAGAGCTGGCAGAGCTATGGCACAACCAAGAAGAGCTGCTACAGCGTCTCTGTGCCCAGCTTGAAGGCCTTCAGAGTACTGTCACAGACCATGTAGAGCGTGCCCTGGAGACGCGGCATGAGCAGGAGC AACGGCGGCTGGAACGGGCACTGGCTGAGGGGCAGCAACGGGGTGGGCAGCTGCAGGAGCAGCTGACACAGCAGCTATCCCAGGCGTTGTCTTCAGCTGTGGCTGGGCGGCTAGAGCGCAGTGTAAGGGATGAAATCAAGAAAACGGTTCCTCCAT GTGTCTCCAGAAGTCTGGAGCCTGTTGCAGGCCAACTAAGCAACTCAGTGGCTACCAAGCTTACAGCTGTGGAAGGCAGCATGAAAGAGAATATCTCTAAGCTACTCAAGTCCAAG AACTTAACAGATGCCATTGCCCGAGCAGCTGCAGACACGTTACAGGGACCAATGCAGGCTGCCTACCGGGAAGCCTTCCAGAGTGTGGTACTGCCAGCTTTTGAGAAGAGTTGCCAGGCTATGTTCCAGCAAATCAATGACAGCTTTAGGCTGGGCACACAGGAAT ATTTGCAGCAGCTGGAGAGTCACATGAAGAGCCGGAAGGCCCGTGAACAAGAAGCTAGGGAGCCTGTGCTGGCCCAGCTTCGGGGCCTGGTCAGCACACTGCAGAGTGCCACTGAGCAGATGGCGGCCACTGTATCTAGCAGTGTTCGGGCCGAGGTGCAACACCAGCTGCATGTGGCTGTGGGCAG CTTGCAGGAGTCAATCTTAGCACAAGTACAACGCATTGTCAAGGGTGAAGTGAGTGTGGCACTTAAGGAGCAGCAGGCCACCGTCACTTCCAGCATCATGCAGGCTATGCGTTCAGCTGCTGGCACACCTGTCCCCTCTGCCCACCTTGACTGCCAGGCCCAACAAGCCCATATCTTGCAGTTACTGCAGCAGGGCCACCTCAATCAGGCCTTCCAGCAG GCGCTGACTGCTGCTGATCTCAATCTggtgctgtatgtgtgtgaaacTGTCGACCCAGCCCAGGTTTTTGGGCAGCCGCCCTGTCCACTATCCCAGCCGGTTCTCCTTTCCCTAATCCAGCAGCTAGCATCTGACCTTGGAACTAGAAGTGACCTCAAGCTCAG CTACTTGGAAGAAGCTGTGATGCACCTGGACCACAGCGATCCCATCACTCGAGACCACATGGGCTCTGTCATGGCTCAGGTGCGCCAGAAGCTCTTCCAGTTCCTGCAGGCTGATCCACACAACTCACTTGGCAAAGCTGCCCGCCGCCTCAGCCTAATGTTACACGGCCTTGTGACCCCTAGCCTCCCTTAG